A window of Acidimicrobiales bacterium contains these coding sequences:
- a CDS encoding aminotransferase class I/II-fold pyridoxal phosphate-dependent enzyme, whose product MTAGFVPPAYPYDRLAPLAAVAAAHDGGSVDLSVGTPHDPPSPAVIEALASSGMERGYPPSIGTLAYRSAAAGWLGRRFEVEVDPAHVAACIGTKELVAGLPHWLRLRTPDLDTVLYPAVSYPTYEMGAILAGCRAVAVPVDERWRLDLSAIDPADADRALCLWSNTPGNPAGGLDDLAAVVAWGRDHGVAVLSDECYAELTWDGPARSVLQSGGDGVVAVHSLSKRSSLAGLRVGFYAGDPDLVHYLSEVRKHAGFMVPGPAQHAGVVALDDDHHARAQAARYRARLERMAQVLIDAFDLEVALPGGGLYLWVPAPGGDAWAFAERLATEAGCLVSPGEFYGAAAAAHVRIAMVQPDDRLQLVADRLGVA is encoded by the coding sequence ATGACCGCCGGCTTCGTCCCGCCCGCCTACCCCTACGACCGCCTCGCCCCACTGGCGGCGGTGGCGGCGGCGCACGACGGCGGCAGCGTCGACCTGTCGGTGGGCACGCCCCACGACCCCCCGTCGCCGGCGGTGATCGAGGCGCTCGCCTCGTCGGGGATGGAGCGGGGCTATCCGCCCTCGATCGGCACCCTCGCCTACCGCAGCGCCGCCGCCGGCTGGTTGGGGCGCCGCTTCGAGGTGGAGGTCGACCCGGCCCACGTGGCTGCCTGCATCGGCACGAAGGAGCTGGTGGCCGGCCTGCCCCACTGGCTGCGCCTGCGCACCCCCGACCTCGACACCGTCCTCTACCCGGCGGTGAGCTACCCGACCTACGAGATGGGGGCCATCCTCGCCGGCTGCCGGGCGGTGGCCGTGCCTGTCGACGAGCGGTGGCGCCTCGACCTCAGCGCCATCGACCCGGCCGACGCCGACCGGGCCCTCTGCCTGTGGTCGAACACGCCCGGCAACCCCGCCGGCGGCCTGGACGACCTGGCGGCAGTGGTCGCCTGGGGTCGCGACCATGGCGTGGCCGTGCTGTCCGACGAGTGCTATGCCGAGCTCACCTGGGACGGGCCCGCCCGCAGCGTGCTGCAGTCGGGCGGCGACGGGGTGGTAGCCGTGCACTCGCTCTCGAAGCGCTCGAGCCTGGCCGGCCTGCGGGTCGGCTTCTACGCCGGCGACCCCGACCTGGTGCACTACCTGAGCGAGGTGCGCAAGCACGCCGGCTTCATGGTCCCGGGGCCCGCGCAGCACGCCGGCGTTGTGGCCCTCGACGACGACCACCATGCCCGGGCCCAGGCCGCCCGCTACCGGGCGCGCCTGGAGCGCATGGCCCAGGTGCTGATCGACGCCTTCGACCTCGAGGTTGCCCTTCCCGGTGGGGGCCTCTACCTGTGGGTGCCCGCACCCGGCGGCGACGCGTGGGCCTTCGCCGAGCGCCTGGCCACCGAGGCGGGGTGCCTCGTCTCGCCCGGCGAGTTCTACGGCGCAGCCGCCGCCGCCCACGTGCGGATCGCCATGGTGCAGCCCGACGACCGCCTCCAGCTCGTGGCCGACCGCCTCGGCGTGGCCTGA